A stretch of Aerococcus christensenii DNA encodes these proteins:
- a CDS encoding DUF4931 domain-containing protein, translating into MKKPLIFNHQIALKKPENIRNKEAYCPFCDVAHLKQIFRQEGQKIWLMNKYRTFEDAYQTIIIESSEHWKDISSYNQSENRSIFRFTFDCWLEMLHDDRFHKVLFFKNHGPLSGGSIRHPHFQIVGLQNKENEDEVTIENLKGVEVVSKGSVSVNISTAPIVGANEFNVFIGNLEDLDIFADAVQGIVRYVLKHTFFANSDSYNLFFYAMAGGYYCKVMPRFITSPYFIGFKMSQVLRPEELVKIAEQIKPFLPL; encoded by the coding sequence GTGAAAAAGCCTCTTATTTTTAATCATCAAATTGCCTTAAAGAAGCCAGAAAATATTCGAAATAAAGAGGCATATTGTCCTTTCTGTGATGTGGCACATTTGAAGCAAATCTTTAGGCAAGAGGGCCAAAAAATTTGGTTAATGAATAAGTACCGTACGTTTGAGGATGCCTATCAAACGATCATTATAGAATCGTCTGAGCATTGGAAAGATATTTCTTCGTATAATCAAAGTGAAAATCGCTCGATTTTTAGATTTACGTTTGATTGTTGGTTGGAAATGCTACATGATGATCGATTCCATAAGGTTCTCTTTTTTAAAAATCATGGACCACTTTCAGGTGGGAGTATTCGCCATCCTCATTTTCAAATTGTAGGTTTACAAAATAAGGAAAACGAGGATGAAGTGACTATAGAAAATTTAAAGGGAGTAGAAGTGGTTTCTAAAGGTTCGGTAAGCGTAAATATATCCACTGCTCCGATAGTTGGAGCCAATGAGTTTAATGTGTTTATTGGAAATTTAGAAGACTTAGATATTTTTGCGGATGCTGTTCAGGGAATTGTAAGATATGTTTTAAAACATACTTTTTTCGCAAACTCAGATTCTTATAATTTATTTTTCTATGCCATGGCAGGAGGTTACTATTGTAAAGTTATGCCACGATTTATAACGAGTCCGTATTTTATAGGTTTTAAAATGAGTCAAGTATTAAGACCAGAGGAGTTAGTGAAAATTGCTGAACAGATAAAGCCATTCCTTCCCCTTTGA
- a CDS encoding D-2-hydroxyacid dehydrogenase yields the protein MTKIYMYGVSEQERESAQRWGEENNIELFLDEDILMADTVDRCKGYDGVSTYQYTRLDDAVYPKLKEFGIKNIAQRMAGFDPYNLELAKENDVIISNVPAYSPESIAEYSVGQAINGIRNLYTINHHSLNHDFRESLFIRGSRVGGKTVAILGTGRIGQATARLFKGLGCKVIGYDLYPNDKLGDLLEYRDTPEDCVKEADIISLHMPATDDTYHMFDTDMFKLCKKGAILINAGRGVLVDTEALLDALDEGHLSFAALDTYEHEFEYVKHDYQTKAITDQTFLRLLHHPLVSYTPHIAYYTDEAVQNMVFHALNATKSVIETGDTKLRVN from the coding sequence ATGACAAAGATTTATATGTATGGTGTCAGTGAACAAGAACGCGAATCAGCACAACGTTGGGGAGAAGAGAACAATATCGAATTGTTCTTAGACGAAGATATTTTAATGGCTGATACAGTTGATCGTTGTAAGGGATACGATGGTGTCAGCACATATCAATACACTCGTTTAGATGATGCTGTTTATCCAAAATTAAAAGAATTCGGCATCAAAAACATTGCACAACGTATGGCAGGATTTGATCCTTATAACTTAGAATTAGCAAAAGAAAATGACGTGATCATTTCTAACGTTCCTGCTTATTCTCCAGAATCTATTGCTGAATATTCAGTGGGTCAAGCTATTAACGGTATCCGTAATCTTTATACAATTAATCACCATTCTTTAAACCATGATTTCCGTGAATCTTTATTTATTCGTGGTTCTCGTGTAGGTGGTAAGACAGTTGCTATTTTAGGAACTGGACGTATTGGTCAAGCAACTGCTCGTTTATTTAAAGGGTTAGGTTGTAAAGTTATTGGATATGACCTTTATCCAAACGATAAATTAGGCGACTTGTTGGAATATCGTGACACACCAGAAGATTGTGTAAAAGAAGCAGATATTATTTCTTTACATATGCCAGCAACTGACGATACCTATCATATGTTTGATACAGATATGTTCAAATTATGTAAGAAAGGCGCTATCTTAATCAATGCAGGGCGTGGGGTTTTAGTAGATACAGAAGCTTTATTAGATGCCTTAGATGAAGGTCATTTATCTTTTGCAGCTTTAGATACTTACGAACATGAATTTGAATATGTCAAACATGATTACCAAACAAAAGCTATCACTGATCAAACCTTCTTACGGTTATTACATCACCCACTTGTTAGCTACACTCCACACATTGCTTACTATACAGATGAAGCTGTTCAAAACATGGTCTTCCACGCTTTAAACGCAACGAAATCTGTGATTGAAACAGGGGATACTAAATTACGTGTTAACTAA
- a CDS encoding beta/alpha barrel domain-containing protein, with the protein MSNKKTSIKKVNSALREGLVMVPEVIQEAPGIQVFGHILKSFLYSTDVATITYSNADAILAVYPQTPHPSIISAILQVSTQPVFAGVGGGKTNGMRSVEIALLSEAEGAIGVVCNAPMPIETIQAIEDRIDSPIISTVLSEYDLVEKLKSGVDIFNVANGRETPDLVRRVRQQFPDIPIIATGGKTEESIRAVIEAGADAVSWTPPTNVELFQSIMSKYRKQSEAQFKSSHEGLTLDDYEEKYGQVEDE; encoded by the coding sequence ATGTCAAATAAAAAAACGAGCATCAAAAAAGTAAATTCAGCTCTAAGAGAGGGACTAGTAATGGTTCCTGAAGTCATTCAAGAAGCTCCAGGTATTCAGGTATTTGGACACATTTTGAAGTCTTTTCTATATTCTACAGATGTAGCGACGATTACTTACTCTAATGCGGATGCGATTTTGGCCGTCTATCCACAAACTCCCCATCCTAGCATTATTTCAGCGATTCTTCAAGTTTCTACTCAGCCTGTCTTCGCTGGAGTAGGTGGTGGAAAAACTAATGGAATGAGGAGTGTAGAGATCGCTTTATTATCCGAAGCAGAAGGTGCTATTGGAGTAGTATGTAATGCTCCTATGCCGATAGAAACAATTCAAGCCATTGAAGATAGAATTGACTCTCCGATTATTTCAACTGTCCTTTCGGAATATGATCTGGTGGAGAAATTAAAGAGTGGGGTAGATATTTTCAATGTGGCCAATGGGCGTGAGACGCCAGATCTAGTCAGACGAGTTCGTCAACAGTTTCCAGATATTCCTATTATAGCCACAGGTGGGAAGACGGAAGAAAGCATTCGTGCTGTTATTGAAGCGGGGGCGGATGCAGTTTCTTGGACGCCACCAACAAATGTTGAGTTGTTTCAATCGATTATGAGTAAGTATCGTAAGCAGTCAGAAGCTCAATTTAAATCCTCACATGAGGGCTTAACTTTGGATGATTATGAGGAGAAATATGGACAGGTAGAGGACGAATAA
- a CDS encoding xanthine phosphoribosyltransferase yields the protein MSDLKQRILEDGKVFPNNVLKVDSFLNHQIDPIVIGNIADELLTHFGDKKITKVLTIEASGIAPAITIAAKLGVPMLFAKKQKPSTLQNDETYGTIVHSYTKNTDSHVVISKQYLNQEDRVLIVDDFLANGEAAMGLINIAEQANATIVGVGICIEKSFQDGRQRIVDHGVDIYSVVRIASLENETLTFAEGH from the coding sequence GTGTCAGATTTAAAACAACGTATTTTAGAAGATGGTAAGGTTTTTCCTAATAATGTTTTGAAAGTAGATTCCTTCCTTAACCATCAAATTGATCCTATCGTTATTGGAAATATTGCGGATGAATTACTTACTCACTTCGGTGACAAAAAAATTACCAAAGTACTCACTATTGAAGCAAGTGGGATCGCTCCAGCCATTACCATAGCTGCTAAACTCGGCGTTCCTATGCTTTTTGCTAAAAAACAAAAACCTTCTACCTTACAAAACGACGAAACCTACGGAACAATCGTTCACAGCTATACCAAAAATACTGATTCACATGTTGTTATCAGTAAACAATACCTCAATCAAGAGGATCGTGTGCTTATTGTCGATGATTTCTTAGCTAATGGTGAAGCTGCTATGGGCCTCATTAACATTGCTGAACAAGCTAATGCCACAATTGTAGGTGTGGGGATCTGTATTGAAAAATCTTTCCAAGATGGTCGTCAAAGAATCGTAGATCATGGCGTAGACATCTATTCAGTCGTTCGGATTGCTTCCTTAGAGAACGAAACTCTAACCTTTGCAGAGGGACATTAG
- the trmL gene encoding tRNA (uridine(34)/cytosine(34)/5-carboxymethylaminomethyluridine(34)-2'-O)-methyltransferase TrmL: protein MTNHIVLFEPEIPANTGNISRTCAATDTHLHLIEPLGFQADDKHLKRAGLDYWDAVSITYHENLEAFMNYLGDRPLFLVSKFATRDYTDIDYTDLGDDIFLMFGKETTGLPEEFMREHQGQCIRIPMDDTHVRCLNLSNCAAICIYEVLRQQNFNQLERVHLYPKDKLAYLKKP, encoded by the coding sequence ATGACTAATCATATTGTATTATTTGAACCTGAAATTCCAGCAAATACGGGAAATATTTCAAGAACATGTGCCGCAACAGATACGCACCTCCATTTGATCGAACCCTTGGGCTTCCAGGCAGATGATAAACATCTTAAACGTGCGGGACTAGATTATTGGGATGCTGTATCAATTACTTACCATGAAAATTTAGAGGCGTTTATGAATTATTTAGGAGATCGTCCTCTCTTTTTAGTGTCTAAGTTTGCAACGAGAGATTATACAGATATTGACTATACTGATCTTGGAGATGATATTTTCTTGATGTTTGGGAAGGAAACGACAGGCCTACCAGAAGAATTTATGCGAGAACATCAAGGCCAATGTATTCGTATTCCAATGGATGATACTCATGTAAGATGCTTAAATTTGTCGAACTGTGCAGCTATTTGTATTTATGAAGTTTTACGTCAGCAAAATTTTAATCAGTTAGAACGCGTACATCTTTATCCCAAAGATAAATTAGCCTATTTAAAGAAGCCCTAA
- a CDS encoding transglycosylase domain-containing protein, which produces MKSEDITKLTEKVSFKERFKAWNRRCHLVKWILFLGLLGGFIFESYLVIGAKLTDVDNLQNKLQLTTEVFDRNNQSVGELADGKGTYVTLEQISPNIQKAVISTEDHRFYQHHGFDLIGIGRALVGFVIHRGNVVGGGSTLTQQLVKNSFLTNEQSLLRKFKELFIALEVEKKYSKEEILEMYLNHSYFGNGVYGVEDASQKYFGTSAKDISVSNAAVLAGALKAPSLYNPIDNYEKTKNRRDTVLGLMVDNKVLNNEEEQKAVQTKLPKMNNPVKSEQSPYPYYFAGVLEEAMNKYGLSEEKIMNGGYKIYTCLNPSYQKPLEATYHNKRLFPMNPTGDTSQSATVVLDPYNGGVLASVGGVGDYSFRGFNRSTQMKRQPGSILKPLNVYVPALESGYKINSIVPDEVRSYGEDNYRPENWNFQYQGKLPLWQALALSKNTSAVWLMNQVGVNKSMKKLDDFGIPYGQEDLSLASALGGLTNGVSPIQMASAYTTFANNGKRSEAYFITKIIGPNGKEIVHEQAPKQKNVISPELAKQMTSMMLAVYDGQYTGAICEPAGYQVAGKTGTVELTLGNKNLAGYNDEWFVAYTPDVVVTSWYGFDQTTEKNYLAANAPVTSHISFKQVLTGVLNASPRTPFKIPSAANQNYGGSYSSSSDKDDKKKNVKKKKELIDKVIREGKDLMKQFKRIF; this is translated from the coding sequence ATGAAATCAGAAGATATCACGAAACTAACAGAGAAGGTATCTTTTAAAGAGAGATTTAAGGCGTGGAATAGACGTTGTCATTTAGTAAAATGGATACTTTTTCTGGGATTGTTGGGAGGATTTATTTTTGAATCTTATCTCGTCATAGGGGCTAAGTTGACGGATGTGGATAATTTGCAAAATAAGTTGCAATTAACGACAGAAGTCTTTGACCGAAATAACCAATCAGTAGGAGAATTAGCAGACGGTAAAGGCACTTATGTGACTTTGGAACAGATTTCTCCAAATATTCAAAAGGCCGTCATTTCGACAGAAGACCATCGATTTTATCAGCATCATGGTTTCGATTTGATAGGGATTGGGAGAGCTTTAGTTGGATTTGTGATTCATCGAGGGAATGTTGTTGGAGGAGGGTCCACTTTAACGCAACAACTGGTGAAGAACTCTTTTTTGACGAATGAACAGAGCCTTCTAAGGAAATTCAAAGAATTATTTATTGCTTTGGAAGTAGAGAAAAAGTACTCAAAAGAAGAAATCTTAGAGATGTATTTGAACCATAGCTATTTTGGAAATGGGGTTTATGGGGTAGAGGATGCTTCTCAAAAGTACTTTGGAACATCAGCGAAAGATATAAGTGTCAGCAATGCGGCAGTATTAGCAGGAGCACTTAAAGCCCCTAGCCTTTATAATCCTATTGATAATTATGAAAAGACGAAAAACCGTCGAGATACAGTCCTTGGCTTAATGGTGGATAATAAAGTCTTAAACAATGAAGAAGAACAGAAGGCGGTTCAAACCAAACTGCCTAAAATGAATAATCCGGTCAAAAGTGAACAGTCGCCTTATCCTTATTACTTTGCTGGGGTGTTAGAAGAGGCCATGAATAAGTATGGATTATCTGAAGAAAAGATTATGAACGGGGGATATAAAATCTATACCTGTTTGAATCCTTCTTATCAAAAGCCTTTGGAAGCTACCTACCATAATAAGCGACTGTTTCCGATGAATCCTACCGGAGACACTTCTCAAAGCGCTACTGTGGTCTTAGATCCTTATAATGGAGGAGTACTCGCTTCTGTAGGTGGGGTAGGCGATTATTCTTTTAGAGGCTTTAATCGTTCGACACAGATGAAGCGGCAACCGGGTTCTATTTTAAAACCGTTAAATGTCTATGTCCCAGCCCTAGAATCAGGGTATAAAATCAATTCTATTGTTCCAGACGAAGTTCGATCCTATGGGGAGGACAACTACAGACCAGAAAATTGGAATTTCCAATATCAAGGCAAGTTGCCCCTATGGCAAGCTTTAGCACTTTCTAAAAATACGAGTGCCGTGTGGTTAATGAACCAGGTGGGCGTGAATAAGTCTATGAAAAAATTAGATGATTTTGGAATTCCTTATGGCCAAGAAGACTTATCTTTAGCTTCCGCTTTAGGGGGGCTCACGAATGGGGTATCACCTATCCAAATGGCTTCAGCTTATACCACGTTTGCCAATAATGGCAAACGGTCAGAAGCCTATTTCATCACCAAGATTATAGGCCCTAACGGAAAAGAAATTGTACACGAGCAAGCCCCTAAGCAAAAAAATGTCATTTCCCCTGAATTAGCCAAACAAATGACGAGCATGATGCTAGCAGTTTATGACGGGCAATACACTGGAGCAATTTGTGAACCTGCGGGGTATCAAGTAGCTGGTAAAACAGGGACTGTGGAATTAACGCTCGGTAATAAGAATTTAGCAGGCTATAATGATGAATGGTTTGTGGCGTATACGCCAGATGTTGTGGTGACCAGCTGGTATGGTTTTGATCAAACCACTGAAAAGAACTATTTAGCGGCAAATGCACCCGTGACTTCTCACATTTCTTTTAAACAGGTGTTAACTGGAGTGTTAAATGCAAGCCCTCGAACGCCATTCAAAATTCCTTCTGCAGCTAATCAAAATTACGGAGGAAGTTACTCTTCATCCAGCGATAAAGATGATAAAAAGAAGAATGTTAAGAAAAAGAAAGAATTGATTGATAAGGTCATTCGGGAAGGAAAAGATCTTATGAAGCAATTTAAACGTATTTTCTAA
- a CDS encoding YlbF family regulator: protein MVNIYDTINELERNVRNLEAYNDLNQAMDAVLKNEEARQIYIEFRNYQLALQSKMMVGKEPSEDDMKKAQEMQESLGKNELLSDLMKKEQALNKYVEDVNQAIMRPIREIYNKANQKMDVKED, encoded by the coding sequence TTGGTAAATATTTATGACACAATTAATGAATTAGAACGTAATGTACGCAATTTAGAAGCTTACAACGATTTAAATCAAGCCATGGATGCTGTACTTAAGAACGAAGAAGCACGTCAAATTTATATCGAATTCAGAAACTATCAATTGGCTTTACAAAGTAAAATGATGGTTGGAAAAGAACCGAGTGAAGACGATATGAAGAAAGCTCAAGAAATGCAAGAATCTTTAGGGAAAAATGAGCTTTTAAGTGACTTAATGAAAAAAGAACAAGCCTTAAATAAATACGTTGAAGATGTTAATCAAGCGATTATGCGCCCAATTCGTGAAATTTATAATAAGGCCAATCAAAAAATGGATGTTAAGGAAGACTAA
- a CDS encoding metallophosphoesterase family protein has protein sequence MIRFIHAADLHLGQPMKKIKTQNKKLYHSLLKATEESFFRLIDIAINEKVDFVLLAGDLYDNPKGSLQEQFLLKQGLDRLAQANIKTFMLFGNHDHLAMAQDHLRFPEEVTVFPREITTVHFTSKSKEEVAITGFSYDQRWIREDMARKFPKRFDKADYHLGMFHGQERQGRSDKDHYCPFTRTSLEELGYDYWALGHIHKSQILQARVPIVYPGNIQGTHFKEKGPKGACLVTLSKGREAEIEFVETTDWQFYEQPIKLPLLDGVDDLREVFERTYQEVKRTAEEEGLHLLTQFCFQLSLTDKDNLLLLKRYGEELMDQLRWQIDNKDNNFVAYPITYSIEVDRSEQKRVSNLYQQALLEKWQEYKDPAKFEALLQALFRHYHWQRYLKKEVDDEQFQEDVYQQALNKMDLSTTNYRQKQWRD, from the coding sequence ATGATTCGGTTTATCCATGCGGCAGACCTGCATTTAGGGCAACCCATGAAAAAGATAAAAACACAAAATAAAAAATTATACCATTCTCTCTTAAAGGCAACAGAAGAAAGTTTTTTCCGATTGATTGATATTGCTATCAACGAAAAGGTGGATTTCGTATTGTTGGCAGGAGATCTTTATGATAATCCTAAGGGAAGTTTGCAAGAACAGTTCTTGTTGAAGCAAGGCTTAGACCGGTTAGCTCAAGCTAATATCAAGACTTTCATGCTTTTCGGAAACCACGATCACTTGGCAATGGCTCAAGATCATTTGCGCTTCCCAGAGGAAGTAACGGTCTTCCCGAGGGAGATAACAACGGTCCACTTTACCAGTAAAAGTAAGGAAGAAGTGGCTATTACAGGTTTTTCTTATGATCAAAGGTGGATCCGAGAAGATATGGCAAGGAAATTCCCTAAAAGATTCGACAAAGCGGATTATCATTTAGGAATGTTTCATGGACAGGAGCGCCAAGGTCGGTCGGATAAGGATCATTATTGCCCCTTTACAAGAACATCTTTGGAAGAACTGGGCTATGATTATTGGGCACTCGGGCATATTCATAAGAGTCAAATCCTTCAAGCGAGGGTCCCTATTGTTTATCCAGGGAATATTCAAGGAACCCATTTTAAAGAAAAAGGTCCTAAGGGCGCTTGCTTAGTCACTTTATCTAAGGGAAGGGAAGCTGAGATAGAATTTGTAGAAACAACAGATTGGCAATTCTATGAACAGCCTATAAAACTTCCACTCTTGGATGGAGTGGATGATCTTAGAGAAGTCTTTGAAAGGACTTATCAAGAAGTGAAGCGAACGGCAGAGGAAGAAGGCTTGCATTTGTTAACGCAATTTTGCTTTCAACTTTCATTAACCGACAAAGATAACTTGCTTCTCTTGAAGAGATATGGGGAAGAGTTAATGGATCAGTTGCGCTGGCAAATAGACAATAAAGATAATAATTTTGTTGCTTACCCAATCACTTATAGTATAGAGGTAGATAGAAGCGAGCAAAAAAGAGTTTCGAATTTATACCAACAAGCACTTTTAGAAAAGTGGCAAGAGTATAAAGATCCAGCTAAATTTGAAGCTTTACTTCAAGCTTTATTTCGTCATTATCACTGGCAACGCTATCTAAAAAAAGAAGTGGATGATGAGCAATTTCAAGAAGATGTTTACCAACAAGCCCTGAATAAAATGGATTTATCGACGACAAATTATCGACAGAAACAGTGGAGGGATTAA
- a CDS encoding ATP-binding protein produces the protein MKITQIEIYGYGKFVQRQFKLDNQFNAFLGNNGAGKSTLMSFILSIMFGFPNTRRKNNRNFDTNPQVTFGGRIFFEDTPLGECVIERTKAQGHQQLYLTLTGQEKEEVSDFDRLFGNLKREDYLAYFGFTEPDLMQFIWESEEDFAHSLMKMGVIGADTPDDQSVQELRDHADQIYRPQGQNPSLNQSMDQFVVLDQQVSSAQEEEESYFELEQTLTQNQENLTQLQEEEEKLKKESMALQLADQQSEADQERVHLGFELAQYNGPQFSEGDQDNWSLLKTNLAFYNSEYEELNPDGVMIMPSGDEETEELEPGVQWMQEHADQLNGMLNQARTYQDQIQSNSQIHDSIVEKRYQEQNLLQALGAESLDELPEDMTPEEREEWQKRQQAIDSRRVFYQNTKAGLQSLMGQSDSLGEERQQISNDYEKFKATIYKYTSTWIRPVGIAFLGTGIIFYAISLLHKSPFWKGAGLPALIIGFLFVVIGSIQQLKGKSYVHREEKAYQLDLRDIDSEKAEIQRQIDNQNQQIKELEEESQQFTEELMAFMQSKGGSEYIMPLVWLQTDYVEKINQLEEEINNLLDQTGMGALSQAYQEEWTSYKQAIKSSYLALDSLYRRFEEDYRIYWDKVASVSPEEQAIKIKTEKLISLNKQIDYLKGIQQNFLDQYGFSTEEELNEAFEIYNEFKKKEERYNFLNENLNHVASELNQSKRPLEELIRENDDRLADVHQRVQSLMEENAKLENQMENMRNSQALQELEQERQNTLDESYDQAVDWASDQLAAQVMQEASVGQGKDTVERVLTQANRYLFDLSNNKFEKLRYTENSVEVYQTLSGDWENVSQLSRGEKALLFVAMRFAFLDAQLGHQDLPILIDEGFAHLDAEYRDNIYRFLKEKSTSRQMIVFTFDESITEGISNEQVCWL, from the coding sequence ATGAAAATTACCCAAATTGAAATTTATGGTTATGGCAAATTTGTTCAACGCCAATTTAAACTAGATAACCAATTTAATGCCTTTTTAGGCAATAACGGAGCGGGCAAGTCCACGTTGATGAGCTTTATTTTAAGTATTATGTTTGGTTTCCCTAATACAAGACGCAAAAATAACCGAAATTTTGATACCAATCCACAGGTCACTTTTGGGGGGAGAATTTTCTTTGAAGATACGCCTTTAGGAGAATGTGTGATTGAACGGACGAAGGCACAAGGCCACCAACAATTGTATCTTACTTTGACCGGACAAGAAAAAGAGGAAGTCAGTGATTTTGATCGCTTATTCGGTAACTTAAAACGGGAGGATTATCTGGCTTACTTTGGATTTACAGAACCTGATTTAATGCAATTTATTTGGGAGTCTGAAGAAGATTTTGCGCATTCCTTAATGAAGATGGGGGTAATAGGAGCAGATACGCCAGATGATCAGTCTGTTCAAGAGCTTAGGGATCATGCGGATCAAATCTATCGCCCTCAAGGACAAAATCCTTCACTCAATCAGTCCATGGATCAGTTTGTTGTGTTAGATCAGCAAGTTTCTAGCGCTCAAGAAGAGGAAGAGAGTTATTTTGAATTAGAGCAGACGCTGACACAAAATCAGGAAAATCTCACTCAGCTGCAAGAAGAAGAAGAAAAATTAAAGAAAGAAAGCATGGCTCTTCAGTTGGCTGATCAACAAAGTGAGGCAGATCAAGAACGGGTTCATTTAGGCTTTGAGTTAGCCCAATATAATGGCCCTCAATTCTCAGAAGGAGACCAAGATAATTGGAGCCTTCTTAAGACAAATTTAGCCTTTTACAACAGTGAATATGAAGAATTGAATCCAGACGGCGTGATGATTATGCCAAGTGGGGATGAAGAGACCGAAGAATTAGAGCCAGGTGTGCAATGGATGCAAGAGCATGCCGATCAGCTCAACGGCATGCTAAATCAAGCGAGAACTTATCAAGATCAAATTCAATCCAACTCTCAAATCCATGACAGTATCGTGGAAAAACGCTATCAAGAACAGAATTTATTACAAGCTCTAGGAGCAGAAAGTTTGGATGAATTGCCGGAAGACATGACGCCAGAGGAAAGAGAAGAATGGCAAAAGCGCCAGCAAGCCATTGACAGTCGCCGAGTTTTCTATCAAAATACCAAAGCTGGACTTCAAAGCCTTATGGGACAATCGGATTCTTTGGGAGAAGAACGTCAACAAATTAGCAATGACTACGAAAAATTTAAGGCAACGATTTATAAATATACCTCAACCTGGATTCGACCAGTAGGGATTGCTTTCTTAGGAACTGGAATTATTTTTTATGCCATTTCCTTACTCCATAAGAGTCCATTCTGGAAAGGTGCTGGTTTACCTGCTTTAATTATTGGTTTCTTATTCGTAGTGATTGGTTCTATCCAACAGTTGAAGGGGAAGTCCTACGTTCATCGAGAAGAAAAAGCTTATCAGTTAGATTTGAGAGATATTGATAGTGAAAAAGCTGAAATTCAACGGCAAATTGATAATCAAAATCAACAAATTAAAGAACTAGAGGAAGAATCTCAACAATTTACAGAAGAATTGATGGCCTTTATGCAAAGTAAGGGCGGAAGCGAGTATATCATGCCATTAGTATGGTTACAAACCGATTATGTTGAAAAAATTAACCAATTGGAAGAAGAAATTAATAATCTCCTTGACCAAACAGGAATGGGAGCGTTAAGTCAGGCTTATCAAGAAGAATGGACAAGTTATAAGCAAGCCATTAAATCGAGCTACTTGGCTTTAGATAGCCTCTATCGCCGGTTTGAAGAAGATTATCGAATTTATTGGGATAAAGTAGCTAGTGTTTCTCCAGAGGAACAAGCCATTAAGATAAAAACAGAGAAGTTAATCAGTTTGAACAAGCAAATTGATTACTTGAAAGGAATTCAGCAAAACTTCTTAGATCAATATGGGTTTAGTACAGAAGAAGAACTGAACGAAGCTTTTGAAATTTATAATGAATTTAAGAAAAAAGAAGAACGTTATAACTTCTTGAATGAAAATCTTAACCATGTGGCTTCAGAACTTAATCAAAGTAAACGTCCTTTGGAGGAGTTAATTCGTGAGAATGACGATCGCTTAGCAGATGTTCATCAAAGAGTGCAATCCCTCATGGAAGAAAATGCGAAGTTAGAGAACCAAATGGAAAACATGCGAAACAGCCAAGCCTTACAGGAACTCGAACAAGAAAGACAAAACACACTCGATGAAAGCTATGACCAAGCGGTAGACTGGGCATCTGATCAATTAGCAGCTCAAGTGATGCAAGAAGCCAGTGTAGGTCAAGGCAAAGACACTGTGGAGCGAGTACTGACGCAAGCTAACCGTTATCTCTTTGATTTGTCGAATAATAAATTTGAAAAATTACGTTACACCGAAAATTCTGTTGAAGTGTATCAAACTTTAAGTGGAGATTGGGAAAACGTTTCTCAACTTTCTCGTGGAGAAAAAGCACTTCTCTTTGTTGCTATGCGGTTTGCTTTCTTAGATGCTCAACTCGGTCATCAGGATCTCCCTATTCTCATTGATGAAGGATTTGCCCATTTAGATGCAGAATATCGTGATAATATTTATCGCTTCTTAAAAGAAAAGAGCACTTCTCGTCAAATGATTGTATTTACTTTTGATGAATCGATCACAGAAGGCATTTCAAACGAACAGGTCTGCTGGTTATAA